A stretch of Marinobacter sp. F4206 DNA encodes these proteins:
- the tusB gene encoding sulfurtransferase complex subunit TusB: protein MNKLHTLHVLNKTPDHPRFNECLGMLGPDDAIILIENGVLGLLAAKNFHSAQVYALSADVSARGLSDSSHTDSLVDYSEWVGLTLQAERVISW from the coding sequence ATGAACAAACTGCATACTCTGCATGTCCTGAATAAAACGCCGGATCATCCCCGATTTAACGAATGCCTGGGGATGCTTGGCCCTGATGATGCCATCATACTGATCGAAAACGGCGTGCTGGGCCTGCTTGCGGCCAAAAACTTTCATTCCGCGCAGGTGTACGCACTGAGTGCCGATGTGTCGGCACGAGGCCTCTCGGACAGCAGCCACACCGATTCACTGGTCGACTATTCGGAATGGGTCGGCCTTACACTTCAGGCAGAGCGGGTAATCAGCTGGTGA
- a CDS encoding TusE/DsrC/DsvC family sulfur relay protein: MAKSVTPERNNEGFLEDASAWSRETAEAIANEDGLNLNENHWEIIMFLREFYKEHEMSPPSNRLFVKAVKDAMGEEKGNSIYLMQLFPGTPAKTACRIAGLPRPTNCL; this comes from the coding sequence ATGGCTAAAAGCGTAACCCCGGAACGAAACAACGAAGGATTTCTGGAGGATGCCTCGGCATGGAGCCGTGAAACGGCAGAGGCAATCGCCAATGAGGACGGCTTGAATCTAAATGAAAACCACTGGGAAATCATTATGTTCCTGAGGGAGTTTTACAAGGAACATGAAATGTCGCCACCCTCAAATCGGCTGTTTGTTAAAGCCGTCAAGGATGCCATGGGCGAGGAAAAGGGAAACAGCATTTACCTGATGCAGCTGTTCCCGGGAACCCCGGCCAAGACCGCCTGCCGTATTGCCGGCCTCCCCCGCCCCACCAACTGCCTGTAG
- the nfuA gene encoding Fe-S biogenesis protein NfuA gives MALVTVTDPARDYLAQLIEKQDVDGMGVRIFVTQPGTKNAETCLAYCPPNEVVPTDEKLDLEKFTLYLDHNSVPFLEEAFVDYSKDQMGGQLTIKAPNAKVPKIDDDAPLPDRVNYILASEINPNLAAHGGDVSLVEIVDESVAVLRFGGGCQGCSAVSLTLKQGVESTLKERVPEITAVRDVTDHSNTENAYYQ, from the coding sequence ATGGCATTGGTTACTGTGACAGATCCCGCCCGGGATTATCTTGCACAACTTATCGAAAAGCAGGACGTGGACGGTATGGGCGTCCGAATTTTCGTGACCCAGCCCGGCACCAAGAACGCCGAGACCTGTCTGGCTTACTGCCCGCCCAATGAGGTTGTTCCAACCGATGAGAAGTTGGATCTGGAGAAGTTCACCCTGTATCTGGACCATAACTCGGTGCCGTTTCTGGAAGAAGCGTTCGTCGATTATTCCAAGGATCAGATGGGTGGCCAGCTGACGATCAAGGCGCCGAACGCCAAGGTCCCGAAGATTGATGATGATGCGCCTCTGCCGGACCGCGTGAATTATATTCTCGCGTCTGAAATCAACCCGAACCTTGCCGCTCACGGTGGCGACGTTTCCCTGGTGGAAATCGTGGACGAGTCGGTTGCCGTACTGCGTTTCGGCGGCGGCTGCCAGGGCTGTTCGGCGGTCAGTCTTACCTTGAAGCAGGGCGTTGAATCCACACTGAAAGAGCGGGTTCCAGAAATTACCGCGGTTCGGGATGTGACGGACCACTCCAATACCGAAAACGCCTACTACCAGTAA
- the metH gene encoding methionine synthase, with translation MTDRNTRLEQLHKALQERIVILDGGMGTMIQNLKLDEEAFRGDRFADYEREVQGNNDLLNLTQPALLRNIHADYLDAGADIIETNTFNSTQLSQADYGLEPIARELNVAAAKLARDVADEFTERNPAKPRFVAGAVGPTSRTASISPDVNNPGYRNVDFQTLVDNYYEAVGGLVEGGCDLILIETIFDTLNAKAAIYATQQFFEDSGIELPIMISGTITDASGRTLSGQTTEAFWNSVAHAKPISVGLNCALGADALRPYVEELSAKAETYVSAHPNAGLPNEFGEYDQTPEEMAEIIEGFARDGFLNIIGGCCGSRPDHIEAIAQAVAKYPPRKIPERKKALRLSGLEPFTGDENTLFINVGERTNVTGSKRFLRLIKEEQYEEALSVARDQVENGAQIIDINMDEGMLESKEVMVTFLNLVASEPDISRVPIMIDSSKWEVIEAGLRCIQGKAVVNSISLKEGEEEFIKRAKDCMRYGAAVVVMAFDEQGQADTYERKTEICKRSYDVLTGIGFNSADIIFDPNIFAIATGIEEHNNYAVDFINATRWIKENLPHASISGGVSNVSFSFRGNDVVREAIHSVFLYHAIKAGMNMGIVNPGQLVIYDEIDPELKELVEDVVLNRRDDSTDRLLEIAERFKGKGGKTQEEDLAWREWPVEKRLEHALVKGITNYIVDDTEACRQNASHPIEVIEGPLMDGMNVVGDLFGDGKMFLPQVVKSARVMKQAVAHLIPYIEAEKTEDQKAKGKILMATVKGDVHDIGKNIVGVVLQCNNYEVIDLGVMVPCDKILETAKKEDVDIIGLSGLITPSLDEMVHVAKEMQRLDFNIPLMIGGATTSKAHTAVKIEPQYKNDIALYVSDASRCVNVASQLLSKTGKDGLVEAARVEYDEIRERRKNRGDRTKLVSLKEARARAPEIAFDDYTPPKPAFTGIKVFEEYDLNELVDYIDWTPFFISWDMSGKYPGIFDDPKRGDAARSLFDDAQKILHQMIDEKRITARAVIGFWPASRRGDDIVVYKDESRSEELTTLHHLRQQDEKAPGKPMMALSDFIAPEGADACDYVGGFAVTTGVGAEEFSLEFKDRHDDYNAIMVKALADRLAEAFAERMHERVRKEFWGYANDENLANEDLIKERYRGIRPAPGYPACPEHTEKATLFELLNATQTTGIELTEHFAMFPTAAVSGWYFAHPESKYFAVGKIGADQVEDYAERKGISRAEAERWLAPSLAYDPAE, from the coding sequence ATGACCGATCGCAACACCCGTCTGGAACAGCTCCACAAAGCCCTGCAGGAACGCATTGTGATTCTTGATGGCGGCATGGGCACCATGATCCAGAACCTGAAGCTGGACGAAGAGGCGTTTCGCGGCGATCGGTTTGCTGATTACGAACGGGAGGTGCAGGGCAACAATGACCTGCTCAACCTGACCCAGCCTGCCCTGCTTCGCAACATTCACGCCGATTATCTGGATGCCGGCGCAGACATCATTGAAACCAACACCTTCAACTCAACCCAGCTTTCTCAGGCGGACTACGGACTGGAACCGATCGCCCGGGAACTCAACGTTGCGGCGGCGAAGCTGGCACGGGACGTTGCCGATGAGTTTACCGAGCGCAATCCGGCCAAACCGCGGTTCGTTGCCGGCGCCGTTGGCCCGACCTCACGGACCGCGTCCATTTCGCCGGACGTAAACAACCCGGGTTACCGGAACGTCGATTTCCAGACTCTGGTCGACAATTACTACGAAGCAGTCGGCGGCCTGGTTGAAGGCGGCTGTGACCTGATCCTGATCGAAACCATCTTCGATACTCTGAACGCCAAGGCGGCCATCTACGCCACCCAGCAGTTTTTCGAAGACAGCGGCATCGAACTGCCGATCATGATTTCCGGCACCATCACCGATGCTTCGGGTCGAACGCTCTCTGGCCAGACCACCGAAGCATTCTGGAATTCCGTCGCACACGCCAAACCGATTTCAGTGGGCCTCAACTGTGCACTGGGGGCAGATGCCCTGCGCCCCTATGTCGAGGAACTCTCGGCCAAGGCCGAAACCTATGTCAGTGCGCACCCGAACGCTGGCCTCCCCAACGAATTCGGTGAATACGACCAGACCCCGGAAGAGATGGCCGAGATCATCGAGGGCTTCGCGCGGGATGGCTTCCTTAACATCATCGGTGGCTGCTGCGGTTCACGCCCGGATCACATTGAAGCCATCGCGCAGGCGGTTGCCAAGTATCCGCCGCGCAAGATTCCCGAACGCAAGAAAGCCCTGAGACTGTCCGGTCTTGAGCCATTTACCGGTGATGAGAACACCCTGTTTATCAACGTTGGTGAGCGCACCAACGTCACCGGTTCCAAGCGCTTCCTGCGACTGATCAAGGAAGAGCAGTACGAGGAGGCGCTGAGCGTCGCTCGTGATCAGGTAGAGAACGGCGCCCAGATCATCGACATCAACATGGACGAAGGGATGCTGGAGTCGAAGGAGGTCATGGTTACCTTCCTGAACCTTGTCGCCTCGGAACCCGACATCTCCCGCGTCCCCATCATGATCGACTCCTCCAAGTGGGAAGTGATCGAGGCCGGTTTGCGCTGCATTCAGGGCAAGGCGGTGGTCAACTCCATCAGCCTGAAGGAAGGCGAAGAGGAGTTCATCAAACGGGCGAAAGATTGCATGCGCTACGGCGCCGCTGTGGTGGTCATGGCCTTCGACGAGCAGGGGCAGGCCGACACCTACGAACGCAAGACCGAGATCTGCAAACGCTCCTACGATGTGCTGACCGGGATTGGCTTCAACTCGGCGGATATCATTTTCGACCCCAACATCTTTGCCATCGCCACCGGCATCGAAGAGCACAACAATTACGCCGTCGATTTCATCAACGCGACCCGCTGGATCAAGGAAAACCTGCCCCACGCCTCCATCTCCGGGGGCGTCAGTAACGTCTCGTTCTCGTTCCGCGGCAATGACGTGGTGCGCGAGGCCATCCACTCGGTCTTCCTGTATCACGCCATCAAAGCGGGCATGAACATGGGCATTGTGAATCCGGGCCAGCTGGTGATCTACGATGAAATTGACCCGGAGCTCAAGGAACTGGTCGAAGACGTCGTCCTGAACCGTCGGGACGATTCCACCGACCGACTGCTGGAAATTGCCGAACGCTTCAAAGGTAAAGGCGGCAAAACCCAGGAGGAGGATCTTGCCTGGCGTGAATGGCCGGTCGAGAAGCGCCTTGAGCATGCGCTGGTCAAGGGCATCACCAACTACATCGTCGACGATACCGAGGCTTGTCGCCAAAACGCCAGCCACCCGATTGAGGTCATCGAAGGCCCGTTGATGGACGGCATGAACGTGGTTGGTGACTTGTTTGGCGACGGCAAGATGTTCCTGCCCCAGGTGGTTAAAAGCGCCCGGGTCATGAAACAGGCGGTCGCTCACCTTATTCCGTACATCGAAGCCGAGAAAACCGAGGATCAGAAGGCCAAGGGCAAGATCCTCATGGCCACGGTGAAGGGCGATGTCCACGATATCGGCAAGAACATCGTGGGCGTGGTGCTTCAGTGCAACAATTACGAAGTGATCGACCTGGGCGTGATGGTGCCCTGCGACAAGATCCTCGAGACCGCGAAGAAAGAAGACGTGGACATCATCGGGCTGAGCGGCCTGATCACCCCTTCCCTGGACGAAATGGTTCACGTCGCCAAGGAGATGCAGCGTCTGGATTTCAACATTCCGCTGATGATTGGTGGCGCCACGACATCAAAGGCCCACACGGCGGTCAAGATTGAACCCCAGTACAAGAACGACATCGCCCTGTACGTATCGGACGCCTCCCGCTGCGTGAACGTCGCCTCCCAGTTGTTGAGCAAGACCGGCAAAGACGGCCTGGTGGAAGCCGCGCGCGTCGAGTACGACGAAATTCGTGAGCGCCGCAAGAACCGGGGTGACCGTACCAAGCTGGTCTCGCTCAAAGAAGCTCGGGCGCGGGCCCCGGAAATCGCCTTTGACGATTACACCCCACCAAAGCCTGCATTCACGGGGATCAAGGTGTTCGAGGAATATGACCTGAATGAACTGGTGGACTACATCGATTGGACGCCGTTCTTCATTTCCTGGGACATGTCGGGCAAGTATCCAGGCATCTTCGACGATCCCAAGCGTGGCGACGCCGCTCGAAGCCTGTTCGACGACGCCCAGAAGATCCTTCACCAGATGATTGATGAGAAGCGGATCACTGCCCGTGCGGTCATCGGGTTCTGGCCCGCCAGTCGTCGAGGCGATGACATCGTCGTCTACAAAGATGAAAGCCGCAGCGAGGAGTTGACCACCCTTCATCACCTGCGCCAGCAGGATGAAAAGGCTCCCGGAAAGCCCATGATGGCGCTATCTGACTTCATTGCCCCGGAGGGGGCCGACGCCTGTGACTACGTTGGCGGTTTTGCGGTCACGACCGGTGTTGGTGCGGAAGAATTCTCCCTGGAATTCAAAGACCGCCACGACGACTACAACGCCATTATGGTCAAAGCACTGGCGGACCGTCTTGCAGAGGCCTTCGCCGAGCGCATGCATGAAAGGGTTCGAAAGGAATTCTGGGGTTACGCCAACGATGAGAACCTCGCCAATGAGGATCTGATCAAGGAACGTTACCGTGGGATCCGCCCCGCCCCGGGCTATCCCGCCTGCCCGGAACATACGGAAAAGGCGACCCTGTTCGAGCTCCTGAATGCCACGCAAACCACTGGCATTGAACTGACGGAACACTTCGCGATGTTTCCTACTGCTGCGGTTTCGGGCTGGTATTTCGCCCATCCGGAATCAAAGTATTTCGCGGTCGGCAAGATTGGCGCAGATCAGGTTGAGGACTATGCTGAACGCAAAGGCATTTCCAGGGCGGAAGCAGAGCGTTGGCTGGCTCCCAGTCTGGCCTACGATCCCGCCGAATAA
- a CDS encoding DUF2970 domain-containing protein has protein sequence MTNTSGTKNHKDRKPQSPGVLKVMQSILAGAFGVQSDKRREEDFSSHSPWPYIIAGVLFTAGFVIGLIVIVQMVLANQ, from the coding sequence ATGACAAACACGTCCGGCACCAAAAACCACAAGGATCGAAAGCCCCAAAGCCCGGGCGTGTTGAAAGTCATGCAGAGCATTCTTGCCGGCGCCTTCGGCGTCCAGTCGGACAAGCGCCGGGAAGAGGATTTCTCAAGCCACAGCCCGTGGCCCTACATTATTGCGGGTGTTCTGTTTACCGCGGGCTTCGTCATCGGGCTGATCGTGATTGTGCAGATGGTGCTGGCCAACCAGTAA
- a CDS encoding nitrite/sulfite reductase produces the protein MYVYDEHDRQIAAERVAQFRDQTERALAGELAEEEFLPLRLQNGLYVQRLAPMLRIAVPYGMLRSDQLRRLARITRDYDKGYAHFTTRQNVQLNWPALEDVPDILAELAEVEMHANQTSGNCIRNTTTDQFSGVQSDEIADPRPYCEIIRQWSTFHPEFAFLPRKFKVAVNASEKTDRAAIQVHDIGLQMVRNDAGELGFRVHVGGGLGRTPMVGPVIREFLPELDLLTYLEAVLRVYNRYGRRDNKFKARIKILVKALTPEGFAEKVEAEWEHIKNSPTRLTRDAIDRIQSYFTEPDYTVTDNATDLLARQRFENREFDQWLSHNVDAHKKPGYAIVTLTMKKTGTPPGDVTDRQLEQIADLAEDFSFGEVRVTHQQNVVLADVRQDRLLELWQAMTPMGFGTANLNTLTDVICCPGGDYCALANAKSIPVAEAIQRRFDDLDYLYDLGNIDLNISGCMNACGHHHVGNIGVLGVDKKGQEFYQISLGGSSHHDAAIGKILGPSFARDDMPEVVAKIIDVYVDKRTEEETFLDTYRRVGIDPFKERVYA, from the coding sequence ATGTACGTATACGACGAACACGATCGGCAAATCGCTGCCGAGCGCGTTGCCCAATTCCGAGACCAGACCGAGCGCGCCCTGGCCGGTGAACTGGCCGAGGAGGAGTTTCTTCCACTTCGCCTCCAGAATGGGCTGTATGTCCAGCGTCTCGCACCCATGCTCCGGATCGCCGTTCCTTACGGCATGCTCCGGTCCGACCAGCTGCGTCGCCTGGCGCGTATTACCCGCGACTACGACAAAGGCTATGCCCACTTTACCACCCGCCAGAATGTCCAGCTGAACTGGCCGGCGCTGGAAGATGTGCCGGACATTCTTGCCGAGCTGGCCGAAGTCGAAATGCACGCCAATCAGACCAGCGGAAACTGCATCCGGAACACGACCACTGATCAGTTTTCCGGCGTACAGTCAGACGAAATCGCTGATCCGCGCCCCTATTGTGAAATCATTCGCCAGTGGTCGACATTTCACCCGGAATTCGCCTTCCTTCCACGCAAATTCAAGGTAGCTGTGAACGCATCCGAGAAAACGGACCGGGCGGCCATCCAGGTTCACGACATCGGGTTGCAGATGGTTCGGAACGATGCCGGCGAACTCGGTTTCCGCGTTCACGTTGGCGGCGGTCTCGGCCGCACCCCCATGGTTGGTCCGGTTATCCGTGAGTTCTTGCCGGAACTGGATCTGTTGACGTACCTCGAAGCCGTTTTGCGGGTGTATAACCGCTATGGTCGCCGCGACAACAAGTTCAAGGCTCGTATCAAGATCCTGGTGAAGGCGCTGACCCCCGAGGGATTTGCCGAGAAGGTGGAGGCCGAATGGGAGCACATCAAGAACTCTCCGACCCGCCTGACCCGGGACGCCATCGACCGGATTCAGTCCTATTTCACCGAGCCGGACTACACAGTCACCGATAACGCAACCGACCTGCTGGCCAGGCAGCGCTTTGAAAACCGGGAATTCGACCAGTGGCTGAGCCACAACGTCGACGCCCACAAAAAGCCGGGTTATGCGATCGTTACCCTGACCATGAAAAAGACCGGTACACCGCCGGGCGATGTCACCGACCGTCAACTGGAGCAAATTGCCGATCTGGCTGAAGACTTCAGTTTCGGAGAGGTCCGGGTAACTCACCAGCAGAACGTGGTGCTGGCGGACGTCCGTCAGGACCGATTGCTGGAACTCTGGCAGGCCATGACCCCCATGGGCTTTGGCACCGCCAATCTGAATACGCTTACCGACGTTATCTGCTGTCCCGGCGGCGATTACTGTGCACTGGCAAACGCCAAGTCAATTCCAGTGGCGGAGGCCATTCAGCGCCGGTTTGATGACCTCGACTACCTCTACGACCTGGGTAACATCGACCTCAATATTTCCGGCTGCATGAACGCCTGTGGCCATCACCACGTCGGCAACATCGGCGTGCTCGGTGTTGATAAGAAAGGCCAAGAGTTCTATCAAATCAGCCTTGGCGGCTCCTCCCATCACGACGCCGCCATCGGCAAGATCCTCGGCCCCTCCTTTGCCCGAGACGACATGCCGGAGGTCGTTGCCAAGATCATTGATGTTTACGTCGACAAGCGTACCGAGGAAGAAACCTTCCTCGATACCTATCGCCGTGTTGGAATTGATCCCTTCAAGGAGCGGGTTTATGCCTGA
- a CDS encoding DUF934 domain-containing protein — protein MPDVIFQDGSIRQDDWTVVPRPAEGESLDIPEQGKALIPADLWLAGYEHFTGNDAIGVWFDSHDEPEILEGKVNELPVIAVNFPKFSDGRGYSIARLLRERFGYENELRAIGDVLLDQLQFMKRCGFNTYALRPDKDIEKAARCLNFFSQGYQAATDTDVPLFRRRAS, from the coding sequence ATGCCTGATGTAATTTTCCAGGATGGCAGCATCCGACAGGATGACTGGACCGTCGTTCCCCGGCCCGCCGAGGGCGAGTCCCTCGACATTCCGGAACAGGGAAAAGCCCTGATTCCGGCGGACCTCTGGCTGGCTGGCTACGAGCACTTTACCGGCAACGATGCCATCGGTGTCTGGTTTGATAGCCACGATGAGCCGGAAATCCTTGAAGGCAAGGTGAACGAGCTGCCGGTCATTGCCGTCAACTTTCCAAAGTTCAGCGACGGCCGCGGCTACAGCATCGCCCGTTTGCTGCGCGAACGCTTCGGCTACGAGAATGAACTCAGGGCCATCGGTGATGTGCTGCTCGATCAGCTACAGTTCATGAAGCGCTGCGGCTTCAACACATACGCACTGCGTCCGGACAAGGATATTGAGAAGGCTGCCCGCTGCCTCAACTTCTTCAGCCAGGGCTACCAGGCAGCAACGGATACAGATGTTCCGCTGTTTCGGCGCCGAGCCTCCTGA
- a CDS encoding YhdH/YhfP family quinone oxidoreductase, with product MPTNTEFKAWRVEEKDGGYVGGEQTLNIGDLPQGEVLIRVSHSSLNYKDALSASGNKGVTRSFPHTPGIDAAGEVVESSSPDIASGSKVIVTGYDLGMNTDGGFGEYIRVPAGWCVPMPAGWDARKAMIYGTAGLTAGLCVQKLLTMGASPSQGPVAVSGASGAVGSVAVELLAKLGFEVVAISGKADHADDLKALGAAEVVGRDTLAEEKKPLVKPAFGNAVDTVGGGPLAELLKQIKPGGSVSCCGLVAGPQLQTTVLPFILRGVNLLGVDSVEIPLTEKRSVWDKFSGEWACPKTEGSARDIGRSGLDSALKAFLEGASAGKIVLDHSL from the coding sequence ATGCCAACGAACACTGAATTCAAAGCCTGGCGGGTTGAGGAAAAAGACGGCGGCTACGTGGGCGGCGAACAGACTCTGAATATCGGGGATCTCCCGCAGGGCGAGGTTCTGATCCGGGTTTCCCATTCCTCACTGAACTACAAAGACGCGTTGTCCGCCTCGGGGAACAAGGGAGTTACGCGGAGCTTCCCGCATACGCCGGGCATTGATGCTGCCGGCGAGGTGGTTGAGTCTTCGTCTCCAGACATTGCTTCCGGCAGCAAGGTCATTGTCACCGGGTATGATCTGGGCATGAACACAGATGGCGGCTTCGGCGAGTACATTCGAGTTCCTGCCGGCTGGTGTGTCCCGATGCCGGCGGGGTGGGACGCGCGGAAGGCCATGATTTATGGCACGGCCGGCCTCACAGCAGGCTTGTGCGTTCAGAAGCTGCTCACCATGGGAGCGAGCCCGTCTCAGGGACCGGTTGCGGTGTCCGGTGCAAGCGGTGCGGTTGGCAGTGTCGCGGTTGAACTGCTGGCAAAGCTTGGATTCGAAGTTGTGGCCATCAGCGGGAAGGCCGATCACGCTGATGACCTGAAGGCGCTGGGCGCCGCAGAGGTGGTTGGTCGCGATACGTTAGCGGAAGAGAAAAAGCCTCTCGTGAAACCTGCGTTCGGGAACGCTGTGGACACTGTCGGTGGTGGCCCGCTGGCAGAGCTCCTCAAGCAGATCAAGCCGGGTGGATCGGTCTCCTGTTGCGGACTGGTTGCCGGCCCCCAGCTCCAGACCACAGTTCTTCCATTTATCCTGCGCGGGGTCAACCTGCTCGGTGTCGATTCGGTGGAAATTCCGCTGACGGAGAAACGGTCGGTGTGGGACAAATTTTCCGGTGAGTGGGCCTGCCCGAAAACCGAAGGGTCCGCCCGGGATATCGGTCGGTCTGGCCTCGATTCCGCATTGAAAGCTTTTCTGGAAGGGGCTTCGGCTGGAAAGATCGTACTCGATCACAGCCTTTAA
- the sohB gene encoding protease SohB produces MEFLTEYGLFLAKVVTFAVAAIVVVAVIISAAQKDRDDHGGEGELKIRKLNEKYTRLRESIQARLMSDSERKAFEKNQKKEQKAKKKAEKAQQKEGVAEKDSRKRVYVLDFDGDIKASDTDPLRRSITAVLSVADAERDEVVIRLESGGGLVHSYGLAAAQLDRIRSKGIPLTACVDKVAASGGYMMACVADRIIASPFAILGSIGVVAQLPNFHRFLKKNDVDFEVLTAGEHKRTMTIFGENSDKGRQKFLEDLEDTHVLFKEYVSERRPDIDIGAVANGDIWFGKRALDVNLIDEIKTSDEYLIEACDRADVVSVRYQRKRSLPEKLGLATSAALEHTVWRVLSAFRNQNMQ; encoded by the coding sequence TTGGAGTTCCTGACAGAATATGGTTTGTTTCTAGCCAAGGTTGTCACCTTTGCCGTGGCGGCGATCGTTGTGGTCGCTGTCATCATTTCGGCGGCACAGAAAGATCGTGACGATCATGGCGGCGAGGGCGAGTTGAAAATCCGAAAGCTGAATGAGAAGTACACCAGACTCCGTGAGTCCATTCAGGCCAGATTGATGTCGGATTCCGAGCGCAAGGCTTTCGAAAAGAATCAGAAAAAAGAGCAGAAGGCCAAGAAAAAGGCTGAAAAGGCCCAGCAGAAGGAGGGCGTTGCGGAGAAGGACTCGCGCAAGCGGGTCTATGTTCTGGACTTCGATGGCGACATCAAAGCGAGCGATACGGACCCTTTGCGACGTTCAATTACGGCAGTCCTGAGCGTGGCCGACGCTGAGCGGGATGAGGTGGTAATTCGACTGGAGAGTGGCGGTGGTTTGGTTCACTCCTATGGCCTGGCCGCGGCCCAATTGGACCGGATTCGCAGTAAGGGTATTCCCCTGACGGCTTGCGTCGACAAGGTGGCCGCCAGTGGCGGGTACATGATGGCCTGCGTCGCCGACCGAATCATTGCATCGCCATTCGCTATTCTTGGATCCATTGGGGTGGTCGCCCAGTTGCCAAATTTCCATCGGTTTCTGAAGAAGAATGACGTGGACTTTGAAGTCCTGACGGCCGGTGAGCATAAGCGGACAATGACCATCTTTGGGGAAAATTCCGACAAGGGACGCCAGAAGTTTCTTGAAGACCTGGAAGACACTCATGTGTTGTTCAAGGAATACGTAAGTGAGCGTCGCCCGGACATCGACATCGGTGCGGTTGCGAACGGTGACATATGGTTTGGCAAGCGTGCGCTGGACGTCAACCTCATCGATGAGATCAAGACCTCCGACGAATATCTCATTGAAGCCTGTGACCGGGCGGACGTAGTGTCGGTGAGGTATCAGCGCAAAAGGTCGCTTCCGGAAAAACTGGGACTTGCGACCAGCGCTGCGCTTGAACACACGGTCTGGCGGGTACTCAGTGCCTTTCGGAATCAAAACATGCAATAA
- a CDS encoding SCP2 sterol-binding domain-containing protein gives MSVAQVFEQLEQNFNADAAQGLDLVFQFDIEDDKTYHLVINDGTCKLHEGPHDDPSVTLIMNSETLQGIVSGETDGMQAFMAGQLRAEGDMMLATKLGELFKMG, from the coding sequence ATGTCTGTAGCTCAGGTATTTGAACAGCTCGAACAGAACTTCAACGCAGACGCGGCGCAAGGCCTGGACCTGGTATTCCAGTTCGATATCGAAGACGACAAAACTTACCACCTGGTCATCAACGATGGCACCTGCAAACTGCACGAAGGCCCGCATGACGATCCTTCCGTTACCCTGATCATGAACTCCGAGACTCTGCAGGGCATCGTATCCGGCGAGACCGACGGGATGCAGGCATTCATGGCCGGCCAGCTGCGCGCTGAAGGCGACATGATGCTGGCGACCAAGCTGGGCGAACTGTTCAAGATGGGCTGA
- a CDS encoding multidrug transporter, whose protein sequence is MSHELAAIVLAAAGALLVIVGLLFFLRPRWLLGWLKGMAVFGLMLLGAYVLVIAVNISGYQSLEGMQTVATISTQREDDQLWRVTLEPRDDSPFVETLRGDQWQVDARIIRFSGPLRWIGIAPGYRLERLGGRYTSLEQERSQPRSVVGLGDVTWPDLWALDREFNMPFIEGIYGNATFMPMRDGALFDVRLSTSGLVAVPVNQQAREAVQEWDQ, encoded by the coding sequence ATGTCTCACGAGCTGGCAGCTATTGTCCTGGCCGCAGCCGGAGCGCTTCTGGTTATCGTCGGCCTGTTGTTTTTCCTGCGCCCGCGCTGGTTGCTGGGCTGGCTGAAAGGCATGGCTGTTTTCGGCTTGATGCTGCTGGGTGCCTATGTTCTGGTGATTGCGGTTAACATTTCCGGGTATCAGTCGCTGGAAGGGATGCAAACCGTAGCGACAATTTCGACCCAGCGTGAAGATGACCAGCTTTGGCGCGTTACCCTCGAACCACGCGATGATTCGCCTTTCGTGGAGACCTTGAGAGGTGATCAATGGCAGGTTGATGCGCGGATTATCCGGTTCTCGGGGCCTTTGCGTTGGATCGGTATCGCACCAGGCTATCGTCTGGAGCGGTTGGGGGGACGATACACCTCGCTTGAGCAGGAGCGCTCTCAGCCGAGATCGGTTGTTGGACTGGGTGATGTGACCTGGCCGGATTTGTGGGCCTTGGACCGGGAATTCAACATGCCGTTCATTGAGGGCATTTACGGCAATGCCACCTTTATGCCGATGCGGGATGGCGCCCTGTTTGACGTGCGACTGTCGACGTCAGGTCTGGTTGCGGTGCCGGTGAACCAGCAGGCTCGCGAGGCAGTTCAGGAGTGGGACCAGTAG